Proteins found in one Betaproteobacteria bacterium genomic segment:
- the leuB gene encoding 3-isopropylmalate dehydrogenase, with translation MKIALLPGDGIGPEIVAQAVKVLKALDGLPLELEQAPVGGAAYDASGEPLPAATLALARKADAILFGAVGDWKYDSLPREKRPEQAILGLRRELELFANLRPALLYPELAGASSLRPEVVSGLDILILRELTGDIYFGKPRGVRRLPSGEREGFDTMTYTEGEIRRVAELGFELARKRARKLCSVDKANVLETSQFWRDIVTDTAKRYPDVALSHMYVDNAAMQLVRNPKQFDVIVTGNLFGDILSDEASMLTGSIGMLPSASLDAAGKGLYEPIHGSAPDLAGKNAANPLATILSAAMMLRYTFDRTDAAERIERAVRTVLQQGYRTADIHEAEARQVGTAEMGDAVVAALRA, from the coding sequence ATGAAGATCGCGCTGCTTCCCGGCGACGGAATCGGGCCCGAAATCGTCGCCCAGGCGGTCAAGGTGCTGAAAGCGCTCGACGGTCTGCCGCTGGAGCTCGAGCAGGCGCCGGTCGGCGGTGCGGCCTACGACGCGAGCGGCGAGCCGCTGCCGGCCGCCACGCTGGCGCTCGCGCGCAAGGCCGATGCGATCCTGTTCGGCGCAGTCGGAGACTGGAAGTACGACAGCCTGCCGCGCGAGAAACGACCCGAGCAGGCGATCCTCGGCCTGCGGCGCGAGCTGGAGCTGTTCGCCAACCTGCGCCCGGCGCTGCTGTATCCGGAATTGGCGGGCGCTTCGTCGCTGCGGCCGGAAGTGGTGTCCGGGCTGGACATCCTGATCTTGCGCGAGCTCACCGGCGACATCTATTTCGGCAAGCCGCGGGGGGTGCGGCGGCTGCCCAGTGGCGAGCGCGAAGGCTTCGATACCATGACCTATACCGAGGGCGAGATCCGGCGCGTCGCGGAGCTCGGCTTCGAGCTCGCGCGCAAGCGCGCCCGCAAGCTCTGCTCGGTGGACAAGGCGAACGTGCTCGAGACCAGCCAGTTCTGGCGCGATATCGTGACCGATACGGCCAAGCGCTACCCGGATGTCGCCTTGAGCCACATGTACGTCGACAACGCCGCCATGCAGCTCGTGCGCAACCCGAAGCAGTTCGACGTGATCGTCACCGGCAATCTCTTCGGCGACATCCTCTCGGACGAGGCGTCGATGCTCACCGGCTCGATCGGCATGCTGCCTTCGGCATCGCTGGATGCAGCCGGAAAAGGGTTGTACGAACCGATCCACGGCTCGGCGCCCGACCTCGCCGGCAAGAACGCCGCCAACCCGCTCGCCACCATACTTTCGGCGGCGATGATGCTACGCTATACGTTCGATCGGACGGACGCCGCCGAGCGCATCGAGCGCGCGGTGCGCACGGTGTTGCAGCAAGGCTATCGCACCGCCGATATCCATGAAGCCGAGGCGCGTCAAGTCGGCACGGCGGAGATGGGCGACGCGGTGGTCGCCGCGCTGCGCGCCTGA
- the asd gene encoding aspartate-semialdehyde dehydrogenase, whose product MKTDVGFIGWRGMVGSVLMQRMRETGDFGRIEPVFFSTSRPLPKPPDIDRAVAPVADAHDIERLKALPVLVSCQGGDYTSEVHPRLRAAGWKGYWIDAASPLRMKDDATIVLDPVNRPVIDQALAAGGRDYIGGNCTVSLMLMGLAGLFKEDLVEWATAMTYQAASGAGAQHMHELLDQMGELHEAARPALGDPAARILDIDKTVHAAMRRADFPRQHFEHPLAGSVLPWIDKDLGNGQSREEWKAQAEANKILGKRNGSEVILDGICVRIGTMRCHSQALTIKLRRDLPLPEIESLIAGGNEWVKVVPNEKAATLNELTPAAVSGSLDIPVGRLRKLPMGGEYLTAFTVGDQLLWGAAEPLRRMLEVLHTR is encoded by the coding sequence ATGAAAACGGACGTGGGATTCATCGGCTGGCGCGGCATGGTCGGCTCGGTGCTGATGCAGCGCATGCGCGAGACGGGCGACTTCGGGCGTATCGAGCCCGTGTTCTTCAGCACGTCCAGGCCCCTGCCGAAGCCACCGGACATCGACCGCGCAGTCGCCCCGGTTGCCGACGCTCACGATATCGAGCGCCTCAAAGCGCTGCCGGTGCTGGTCTCCTGCCAGGGCGGCGATTACACCAGCGAAGTCCACCCCAGGTTGCGAGCGGCCGGGTGGAAGGGCTACTGGATCGATGCCGCATCGCCGCTACGGATGAAAGACGATGCGACGATCGTGCTCGATCCGGTCAACCGGCCGGTGATCGACCAGGCGCTCGCCGCCGGCGGGCGCGACTACATCGGCGGCAACTGCACGGTGAGCCTCATGCTGATGGGTCTGGCGGGGCTGTTCAAGGAAGACCTGGTGGAATGGGCTACGGCCATGACCTATCAGGCGGCTTCCGGAGCCGGCGCGCAGCACATGCATGAACTGCTCGACCAGATGGGCGAGCTGCACGAGGCTGCGCGGCCTGCGCTCGGCGACCCGGCAGCCCGTATTCTCGATATCGACAAGACGGTGCACGCCGCGATGCGCCGTGCCGACTTTCCGCGCCAGCATTTCGAGCACCCGCTCGCGGGCAGCGTGCTCCCCTGGATCGACAAGGATCTCGGCAACGGCCAGAGCCGCGAGGAGTGGAAGGCGCAGGCGGAAGCGAACAAGATCCTGGGCAAGCGCAACGGTTCCGAAGTCATTCTGGACGGTATTTGCGTCCGTATCGGCACCATGCGCTGCCACAGCCAGGCGCTCACCATCAAGCTCAGGCGCGATTTGCCGCTGCCGGAGATCGAAAGCCTCATTGCAGGCGGCAACGAGTGGGTGAAGGTCGTGCCCAACGAAAAGGCAGCGACACTCAATGAGCTCACGCCCGCGGCCGTCAGCGGTTCGCTCGATATCCCGGTGGGGCGCTTGCGCAAGTTGCCGATGGGCGGGGAGTACCTGACGGCGTTCACCGTCGGCGACCAATTGCTTTGGGGAGCGGCTGAGCCGCTGCGGCGCATGCTCGAGGTGCTTCACACCCGATGA